In the genome of Paramisgurnus dabryanus chromosome 18, PD_genome_1.1, whole genome shotgun sequence, one region contains:
- the pde6b gene encoding rod cGMP-specific 3',5'-cyclic phosphodiesterase subunit beta isoform X3 — protein sequence MSVKKEDVEKFLDGNPAFARSYFDQKLKPDISSVEEGAIFYDLITDMQENVNMEKVIFKILKRISALIHADRCSLFMYRQRNGVAELATRLFNVNKDSELDDCVVAPDSEIVFPLDIGIVGHVAQTKKPINVKDVTQDSHFSTFVDNLTEYTTRNILATPIMNGKDVVAVIMAVNKTTGPYFTDEDEDLFLKYLKVGSLNLKIFHLSYLHNCETRKGQLLLWSANKVFEELTDIERQFHKALYTVRAYLNCDRYSVGLLDMTKEKEFFDVWPVLMGEQPPYSGPVTPDGREINFYKVIDYILHGKEDIKVIPNPPADHWALVSGLPTYVAESGFICNIMNAAAEEMFKFQTEALDESGWTIKNVLSLPIVNKKEEIVGVATFYNRKDGKPFDDHDEQLMEALTQFLGWSALNTDTYDKMNKLENRKDIAQDMVLYHVKCRDDEIQDILKTREYFDREPKDCEEDELLEILKKELPSPKKYEIYAFHFSDFDCTELELVMCGIKMYYEVGVVKKFQIPQEVLVRFMYSVSKGYRKITYHNWRHGFNVGQTMFTLLTTGQLKRYYTDLEVMAMITAGFLHDIDHRGTNNLYQVKSQNPLAKLHGSSILERHHLEFGKFLLGEESLNIFQNLNRRQTEHVFHLIDIAIIATDLALYFKKRTMFQKIVDLSETYEDEKKWVDFMSLETTRKEIVMAMMMTACDLSAIAKPWEIQSKVALSVAAEFWEQGDLERTVLEQQPIPMMDRNKAAELPKLQCGFIDFVCTFVYKEFSRFHSAVQPMYDGILNNRKHWKERQEEYEAKLKELEEAAKAKQEAAAKNGLSVVFSDNVQLMCSKHLALL from the exons ATGAGTGTCAAAAAGGAAGACGTGGAGAAGTTCTTGGATGGAAATCCAGCTTTTGCCAGGAGCTATTTTGACCAAAAGCTCAAACCGG ACATAAGCTCCGTAGAAGAGGGAGCGATATTCTacgatctcattacagatatgCAAGAGAACGTAAATATGGAGAAAGTGATTTTTAAGATCTTGAAGAGGATCAGTGCTCTGATCCATGCCGACCGCTGTAGCCTGTTCATGTATCGGCAGAGAAACGGTGTCGCCGAGTTGGCCACACGACTCTTTAATGTTAACAAAGATTCTGAGCTGGATGACTGTGTGGTGGCTCCGGATTCTGAGATCGTCTTCCCTCTTGATATCGGTATTGTAGGACACGTTGCCCAAACCAAGAAGCCCATCAATGTCAAGGATGTTACACAG GATAGTCACTTCAGCACTTTTGTTGATAACCTTACTGAATACACTACACGCAACATCTTGGCCACACCGATCATGAACGGGAAGGATGTTGTTGCTGTCATCATGGCTGTCAACAAAACCACTGGACCTTATTTCACAGATGAAGATGAGGAT ctttttttaaagtaCTTAAAAGTTGGCTCTCTGAACCTGAAGATTTTTCACCTGAGCTATCTACATAACTGCGAAACACGTAAAGGACAG CTGCTGTTGTGGTCAGCTAACAAGGTGTTTGAAGAGCTCACAGATATTGAGCGTCAGTTTCACAAAGCTTTATACACCGTGCGAGCCTACCTCAACTGTGACAGATACTCTGTAGGCCTGCTGGACATGACCAAAGAAAAG GAGTTTTTTGATGTTTGGCCTGTGTTGATGGGAGAGCAGCCACCATATTCTGGCCCTGTAACTCCGGAtggaagg GAAATCAATTTCTACAAAGTTATTGACTATATTTTGCATGGAAAAGAGGACATAAAGGTCATACC AAATCCACCTGCAGACCATTGGGCACTGGTTAGTGGATTACCCACATATGTAGCAGAGAGTGGATTT ATTTGCAACATCATGAACGCAGCCGCCGAAGAAATGTTCAAATTTCAG ACGGAAGCGTTGGATGAAAGTGGATGGACTATCAAGAATGTGCTTTCCCTGCCTATTGTCAACAAAAAAGAAGAGATTGTTGGCGTTGCAACTTTTTACAACAGGAAAGATGGCAAACCGTTTGATGACCATGATGAACAACTCATGGAG GCCTTGACACAGTTTCTGGGTTGGTCGGCACTCAACACAGACACCTATGACAAAATGAATAAACTGGAGAACAGGAAGGACATCGCCCAGGATATGGTGCTGTACCACGTCAAATGTCGAGATGATGAGATTCAAGATATCCTT AAAACAAGAGAGTATTTTGACCGAGAGCCCAAGGACTGCGAGGAAGATGAGCTTTTGGAGATTTTG AAGAAAGAGCTGCCTAGTCCAAAAAAATATGAGATCTACGCCTTCCATTTCTCAGATTTTGACTGCACTGAACTGGAGCTTGTAATGTGTGGCATCAAAATGTACTATGAAGTTGGAGTAGTCAAAAAGTTTCAGATCCCTCAGGAG gttTTGGTGAGATTCATGTACTCGGTGAGCAAAGGCTACAGGAAAATCACATATCACAACTGGCGACATGGCTTTAACGTTGGACAAACCATGTTTACATTACTCACG ACAGGCCAGCTGAAGCGCTATTACACAGATTTGGAGGTGATGGCAATGATAACGGCTGGATTTCTGCATGATATTGACCACAGAGGCACGAATAATCTCTACCAAGTGAA GTCCCAGAATCCTCTTGCCAAACTGCATGGATCCTCTATTCTGGAGAGGCATCACTTGGAATTTGGCAAATTCTTGTTAGGAGAAGAG TCTTTAAACATCTTCCAAAACCTCAACAGAAGACAAACAGAACATGTCTTCCATCTCATTGATATTGCCATTATTGCAACTGACCTTGCCTTGTACTTCAA AAAGAGGACGATGTTTCAGAAAATTGTGGATCTCTCAGAGACGTACGAGGATGAGAAGAAATGGGTTGACTTCATGTCTCTTGAAACAACAAGAAAAGAAATAGTAAT GGCTATGATGATGACAGCATGTGACCTCTCAGCTATCGCAAAGCCTTGGGAGATTCAAAGCAAG GTTGCCCTTTCTGTAGCAGCTGAATTCTGGGAGCAGGGTGATCTTGAGAGGACTGTCCTTGAACAACAGCCTATT CCTATGATGGACAGGAACAAAGCCGCAGAACTGCCAAAACTTCAGTGTGGTTTCATCGACTTTGTCTGTACTTTTGTCTACAAG GAGTTCTCTCGCTTTCACAGCGCTGTCCAGCCAATGTACGATGGGATTCTTAATAACCGGAAGCACTGGAAAGAGAGACAGGAGGAATATGAGGCCAAACTGAAGGAATTAGAGGAGGCAGCTAAAGCCAAGCAGGAAGCAGCTGCCAAAAATGGTTTGAGTGTTGTTTTTTCTGATAATGTTCAATTGATGTGTAGTAAACATCTAGCTCTTTTATAG
- the pde6b gene encoding rod cGMP-specific 3',5'-cyclic phosphodiesterase subunit beta isoform X1, with the protein MSVKKEDVEKFLDGNPAFARSYFDQKLKPGAVASILRIPESKVDVETFKDISSVEEGAIFYDLITDMQENVNMEKVIFKILKRISALIHADRCSLFMYRQRNGVAELATRLFNVNKDSELDDCVVAPDSEIVFPLDIGIVGHVAQTKKPINVKDVTQDSHFSTFVDNLTEYTTRNILATPIMNGKDVVAVIMAVNKTTGPYFTDEDEDLFLKYLKVGSLNLKIFHLSYLHNCETRKGQLLLWSANKVFEELTDIERQFHKALYTVRAYLNCDRYSVGLLDMTKEKEFFDVWPVLMGEQPPYSGPVTPDGREINFYKVIDYILHGKEDIKVIPNPPADHWALVSGLPTYVAESGFICNIMNAAAEEMFKFQTEALDESGWTIKNVLSLPIVNKKEEIVGVATFYNRKDGKPFDDHDEQLMEALTQFLGWSALNTDTYDKMNKLENRKDIAQDMVLYHVKCRDDEIQDILKTREYFDREPKDCEEDELLEILKKELPSPKKYEIYAFHFSDFDCTELELVMCGIKMYYEVGVVKKFQIPQEVLVRFMYSVSKGYRKITYHNWRHGFNVGQTMFTLLTTGQLKRYYTDLEVMAMITAGFLHDIDHRGTNNLYQVKSQNPLAKLHGSSILERHHLEFGKFLLGEESLNIFQNLNRRQTEHVFHLIDIAIIATDLALYFKKRTMFQKIVDLSETYEDEKKWVDFMSLETTRKEIVMAMMMTACDLSAIAKPWEIQSKVALSVAAEFWEQGDLERTVLEQQPIPMMDRNKAAELPKLQCGFIDFVCTFVYKEFSRFHSAVQPMYDGILNNRKHWKERQEEYEAKLKELEEAAKAKQEAAAKNGLSVVFSDNVQLMCSKHLALL; encoded by the exons ATGAGTGTCAAAAAGGAAGACGTGGAGAAGTTCTTGGATGGAAATCCAGCTTTTGCCAGGAGCTATTTTGACCAAAAGCTCAAACCGGGTGCAGTGGCCTCGATCCTGCGAATACCAGAGTCCAAAGTGGATGTGGAGACTTTTAAAGACATAAGCTCCGTAGAAGAGGGAGCGATATTCTacgatctcattacagatatgCAAGAGAACGTAAATATGGAGAAAGTGATTTTTAAGATCTTGAAGAGGATCAGTGCTCTGATCCATGCCGACCGCTGTAGCCTGTTCATGTATCGGCAGAGAAACGGTGTCGCCGAGTTGGCCACACGACTCTTTAATGTTAACAAAGATTCTGAGCTGGATGACTGTGTGGTGGCTCCGGATTCTGAGATCGTCTTCCCTCTTGATATCGGTATTGTAGGACACGTTGCCCAAACCAAGAAGCCCATCAATGTCAAGGATGTTACACAG GATAGTCACTTCAGCACTTTTGTTGATAACCTTACTGAATACACTACACGCAACATCTTGGCCACACCGATCATGAACGGGAAGGATGTTGTTGCTGTCATCATGGCTGTCAACAAAACCACTGGACCTTATTTCACAGATGAAGATGAGGAT ctttttttaaagtaCTTAAAAGTTGGCTCTCTGAACCTGAAGATTTTTCACCTGAGCTATCTACATAACTGCGAAACACGTAAAGGACAG CTGCTGTTGTGGTCAGCTAACAAGGTGTTTGAAGAGCTCACAGATATTGAGCGTCAGTTTCACAAAGCTTTATACACCGTGCGAGCCTACCTCAACTGTGACAGATACTCTGTAGGCCTGCTGGACATGACCAAAGAAAAG GAGTTTTTTGATGTTTGGCCTGTGTTGATGGGAGAGCAGCCACCATATTCTGGCCCTGTAACTCCGGAtggaagg GAAATCAATTTCTACAAAGTTATTGACTATATTTTGCATGGAAAAGAGGACATAAAGGTCATACC AAATCCACCTGCAGACCATTGGGCACTGGTTAGTGGATTACCCACATATGTAGCAGAGAGTGGATTT ATTTGCAACATCATGAACGCAGCCGCCGAAGAAATGTTCAAATTTCAG ACGGAAGCGTTGGATGAAAGTGGATGGACTATCAAGAATGTGCTTTCCCTGCCTATTGTCAACAAAAAAGAAGAGATTGTTGGCGTTGCAACTTTTTACAACAGGAAAGATGGCAAACCGTTTGATGACCATGATGAACAACTCATGGAG GCCTTGACACAGTTTCTGGGTTGGTCGGCACTCAACACAGACACCTATGACAAAATGAATAAACTGGAGAACAGGAAGGACATCGCCCAGGATATGGTGCTGTACCACGTCAAATGTCGAGATGATGAGATTCAAGATATCCTT AAAACAAGAGAGTATTTTGACCGAGAGCCCAAGGACTGCGAGGAAGATGAGCTTTTGGAGATTTTG AAGAAAGAGCTGCCTAGTCCAAAAAAATATGAGATCTACGCCTTCCATTTCTCAGATTTTGACTGCACTGAACTGGAGCTTGTAATGTGTGGCATCAAAATGTACTATGAAGTTGGAGTAGTCAAAAAGTTTCAGATCCCTCAGGAG gttTTGGTGAGATTCATGTACTCGGTGAGCAAAGGCTACAGGAAAATCACATATCACAACTGGCGACATGGCTTTAACGTTGGACAAACCATGTTTACATTACTCACG ACAGGCCAGCTGAAGCGCTATTACACAGATTTGGAGGTGATGGCAATGATAACGGCTGGATTTCTGCATGATATTGACCACAGAGGCACGAATAATCTCTACCAAGTGAA GTCCCAGAATCCTCTTGCCAAACTGCATGGATCCTCTATTCTGGAGAGGCATCACTTGGAATTTGGCAAATTCTTGTTAGGAGAAGAG TCTTTAAACATCTTCCAAAACCTCAACAGAAGACAAACAGAACATGTCTTCCATCTCATTGATATTGCCATTATTGCAACTGACCTTGCCTTGTACTTCAA AAAGAGGACGATGTTTCAGAAAATTGTGGATCTCTCAGAGACGTACGAGGATGAGAAGAAATGGGTTGACTTCATGTCTCTTGAAACAACAAGAAAAGAAATAGTAAT GGCTATGATGATGACAGCATGTGACCTCTCAGCTATCGCAAAGCCTTGGGAGATTCAAAGCAAG GTTGCCCTTTCTGTAGCAGCTGAATTCTGGGAGCAGGGTGATCTTGAGAGGACTGTCCTTGAACAACAGCCTATT CCTATGATGGACAGGAACAAAGCCGCAGAACTGCCAAAACTTCAGTGTGGTTTCATCGACTTTGTCTGTACTTTTGTCTACAAG GAGTTCTCTCGCTTTCACAGCGCTGTCCAGCCAATGTACGATGGGATTCTTAATAACCGGAAGCACTGGAAAGAGAGACAGGAGGAATATGAGGCCAAACTGAAGGAATTAGAGGAGGCAGCTAAAGCCAAGCAGGAAGCAGCTGCCAAAAATGGTTTGAGTGTTGTTTTTTCTGATAATGTTCAATTGATGTGTAGTAAACATCTAGCTCTTTTATAG
- the pde6b gene encoding rod cGMP-specific 3',5'-cyclic phosphodiesterase subunit beta isoform X2 has translation MSVKKEDVEKFLDGNPAFARSYFDQKLKPGAVASILRIPESKVDVETFKDISSVEEGAIFYDLITDMQENVNMEKVIFKILKRISALIHADRCSLFMYRQRNGVAELATRLFNVNKDSELDDCVVAPDSEIVFPLDIGIVGHVAQTKKPINVKDVTQDSHFSTFVDNLTEYTTRNILATPIMNGKDVVAVIMAVNKTTGPYFTDEDEDLFLKYLKVGSLNLKIFHLSYLHNCETRKGQLLLWSANKVFEELTDIERQFHKALYTVRAYLNCDRYSVGLLDMTKEKEFFDVWPVLMGEQPPYSGPVTPDGREINFYKVIDYILHGKEDIKVIPNPPADHWALVSGLPTYVAESGFICNIMNAAAEEMFKFQTEALDESGWTIKNVLSLPIVNKKEEIVGVATFYNRKDGKPFDDHDEQLMEALTQFLGWSALNTDTYDKMNKLENRKDIAQDMVLYHVKCRDDEIQDILKTREYFDREPKDCEEDELLEILKKELPSPKKYEIYAFHFSDFDCTELELVMCGIKMYYEVGVVKKFQIPQEVLVRFMYSVSKGYRKITYHNWRHGFNVGQTMFTLLTTGQLKRYYTDLEVMAMITAGFLHDIDHRGTNNLYQVKSQNPLAKLHGSSILERHHLEFGKFLLGEESLNIFQNLNRRQTEHVFHLIDIAIIATDLALYFKKRTMFQKIVDLSETYEDEKKWVDFMSLETTRKEIVMAMMMTACDLSAIAKPWEIQSKVALSVAAEFWEQGDLERTVLEQQPIPMMDRNKAAELPKLQCGFIDFVCTFVYKEFSRFHSAVQPMYDGILNNRKHWKERQEEYEAKLKELEEAAKAKQEAAAKNAATTNNTSGSKTCSVC, from the exons ATGAGTGTCAAAAAGGAAGACGTGGAGAAGTTCTTGGATGGAAATCCAGCTTTTGCCAGGAGCTATTTTGACCAAAAGCTCAAACCGGGTGCAGTGGCCTCGATCCTGCGAATACCAGAGTCCAAAGTGGATGTGGAGACTTTTAAAGACATAAGCTCCGTAGAAGAGGGAGCGATATTCTacgatctcattacagatatgCAAGAGAACGTAAATATGGAGAAAGTGATTTTTAAGATCTTGAAGAGGATCAGTGCTCTGATCCATGCCGACCGCTGTAGCCTGTTCATGTATCGGCAGAGAAACGGTGTCGCCGAGTTGGCCACACGACTCTTTAATGTTAACAAAGATTCTGAGCTGGATGACTGTGTGGTGGCTCCGGATTCTGAGATCGTCTTCCCTCTTGATATCGGTATTGTAGGACACGTTGCCCAAACCAAGAAGCCCATCAATGTCAAGGATGTTACACAG GATAGTCACTTCAGCACTTTTGTTGATAACCTTACTGAATACACTACACGCAACATCTTGGCCACACCGATCATGAACGGGAAGGATGTTGTTGCTGTCATCATGGCTGTCAACAAAACCACTGGACCTTATTTCACAGATGAAGATGAGGAT ctttttttaaagtaCTTAAAAGTTGGCTCTCTGAACCTGAAGATTTTTCACCTGAGCTATCTACATAACTGCGAAACACGTAAAGGACAG CTGCTGTTGTGGTCAGCTAACAAGGTGTTTGAAGAGCTCACAGATATTGAGCGTCAGTTTCACAAAGCTTTATACACCGTGCGAGCCTACCTCAACTGTGACAGATACTCTGTAGGCCTGCTGGACATGACCAAAGAAAAG GAGTTTTTTGATGTTTGGCCTGTGTTGATGGGAGAGCAGCCACCATATTCTGGCCCTGTAACTCCGGAtggaagg GAAATCAATTTCTACAAAGTTATTGACTATATTTTGCATGGAAAAGAGGACATAAAGGTCATACC AAATCCACCTGCAGACCATTGGGCACTGGTTAGTGGATTACCCACATATGTAGCAGAGAGTGGATTT ATTTGCAACATCATGAACGCAGCCGCCGAAGAAATGTTCAAATTTCAG ACGGAAGCGTTGGATGAAAGTGGATGGACTATCAAGAATGTGCTTTCCCTGCCTATTGTCAACAAAAAAGAAGAGATTGTTGGCGTTGCAACTTTTTACAACAGGAAAGATGGCAAACCGTTTGATGACCATGATGAACAACTCATGGAG GCCTTGACACAGTTTCTGGGTTGGTCGGCACTCAACACAGACACCTATGACAAAATGAATAAACTGGAGAACAGGAAGGACATCGCCCAGGATATGGTGCTGTACCACGTCAAATGTCGAGATGATGAGATTCAAGATATCCTT AAAACAAGAGAGTATTTTGACCGAGAGCCCAAGGACTGCGAGGAAGATGAGCTTTTGGAGATTTTG AAGAAAGAGCTGCCTAGTCCAAAAAAATATGAGATCTACGCCTTCCATTTCTCAGATTTTGACTGCACTGAACTGGAGCTTGTAATGTGTGGCATCAAAATGTACTATGAAGTTGGAGTAGTCAAAAAGTTTCAGATCCCTCAGGAG gttTTGGTGAGATTCATGTACTCGGTGAGCAAAGGCTACAGGAAAATCACATATCACAACTGGCGACATGGCTTTAACGTTGGACAAACCATGTTTACATTACTCACG ACAGGCCAGCTGAAGCGCTATTACACAGATTTGGAGGTGATGGCAATGATAACGGCTGGATTTCTGCATGATATTGACCACAGAGGCACGAATAATCTCTACCAAGTGAA GTCCCAGAATCCTCTTGCCAAACTGCATGGATCCTCTATTCTGGAGAGGCATCACTTGGAATTTGGCAAATTCTTGTTAGGAGAAGAG TCTTTAAACATCTTCCAAAACCTCAACAGAAGACAAACAGAACATGTCTTCCATCTCATTGATATTGCCATTATTGCAACTGACCTTGCCTTGTACTTCAA AAAGAGGACGATGTTTCAGAAAATTGTGGATCTCTCAGAGACGTACGAGGATGAGAAGAAATGGGTTGACTTCATGTCTCTTGAAACAACAAGAAAAGAAATAGTAAT GGCTATGATGATGACAGCATGTGACCTCTCAGCTATCGCAAAGCCTTGGGAGATTCAAAGCAAG GTTGCCCTTTCTGTAGCAGCTGAATTCTGGGAGCAGGGTGATCTTGAGAGGACTGTCCTTGAACAACAGCCTATT CCTATGATGGACAGGAACAAAGCCGCAGAACTGCCAAAACTTCAGTGTGGTTTCATCGACTTTGTCTGTACTTTTGTCTACAAG GAGTTCTCTCGCTTTCACAGCGCTGTCCAGCCAATGTACGATGGGATTCTTAATAACCGGAAGCACTGGAAAGAGAGACAGGAGGAATATGAGGCCAAACTGAAGGAATTAGAGGAGGCAGCTAAAGCCAAGCAGGAAGCAGCTGCCAAAAATG CTGCAACTACCAACAACACCAGTGGGTCCAAGACGTGTTCAGTCTGCTAA
- the pde6b gene encoding rod cGMP-specific 3',5'-cyclic phosphodiesterase subunit beta isoform X4 codes for MSVKKEDVEKFLDGNPAFARSYFDQKLKPGAVASILRIPESKVDVETFKDISSVEEGAIFYDLITDMQENVNMEKVIFKILKRISALIHADRCSLFMYRQRNGVAELATRLFNVNKDSELDDCVVAPDSEIVFPLDIGIVGHVAQTKKPINVKDVTQDSHFSTFVDNLTEYTTRNILATPIMNGKDVVAVIMAVNKTTGPYFTDEDEDLFLKYLKVGSLNLKIFHLSYLHNCETRKGQLLLWSANKVFEELTDIERQFHKALYTVRAYLNCDRYSVGLLDMTKEKEFFDVWPVLMGEQPPYSGPVTPDGREINFYKVIDYILHGKEDIKVIPNPPADHWALVSGLPTYVAESGFICNIMNAAAEEMFKFQTEALDESGWTIKNVLSLPIVNKKEEIVGVATFYNRKDGKPFDDHDEQLMEALTQFLGWSALNTDTYDKMNKLENRKDIAQDMVLYHVKCRDDEIQDILKTREYFDREPKDCEEDELLEILKKELPSPKKYEIYAFHFSDFDCTELELVMCGIKMYYEVGVVKKFQIPQEVLVRFMYSVSKGYRKITYHNWRHGFNVGQTMFTLLTTGQLKRYYTDLEVMAMITAGFLHDIDHRGTNNLYQVKSQNPLAKLHGSSILERHHLEFGKFLLGEESLNIFQNLNRRQTEHVFHLIDIAIIATDLALYFKKRTMFQKIVDLSETYEDEKKWVDFMSLETTRKEIVMAMMMTACDLSAIAKPWEIQSKVALSVAAEFWEQGDLERTVLEQQPIPMMDRNKAAELPKLQCGFIDFVCTFVYKEFSRFHSAVQPMYDGILNNRKHWKERQEEYEAKLKELEETSGSKTCSVC; via the exons ATGAGTGTCAAAAAGGAAGACGTGGAGAAGTTCTTGGATGGAAATCCAGCTTTTGCCAGGAGCTATTTTGACCAAAAGCTCAAACCGGGTGCAGTGGCCTCGATCCTGCGAATACCAGAGTCCAAAGTGGATGTGGAGACTTTTAAAGACATAAGCTCCGTAGAAGAGGGAGCGATATTCTacgatctcattacagatatgCAAGAGAACGTAAATATGGAGAAAGTGATTTTTAAGATCTTGAAGAGGATCAGTGCTCTGATCCATGCCGACCGCTGTAGCCTGTTCATGTATCGGCAGAGAAACGGTGTCGCCGAGTTGGCCACACGACTCTTTAATGTTAACAAAGATTCTGAGCTGGATGACTGTGTGGTGGCTCCGGATTCTGAGATCGTCTTCCCTCTTGATATCGGTATTGTAGGACACGTTGCCCAAACCAAGAAGCCCATCAATGTCAAGGATGTTACACAG GATAGTCACTTCAGCACTTTTGTTGATAACCTTACTGAATACACTACACGCAACATCTTGGCCACACCGATCATGAACGGGAAGGATGTTGTTGCTGTCATCATGGCTGTCAACAAAACCACTGGACCTTATTTCACAGATGAAGATGAGGAT ctttttttaaagtaCTTAAAAGTTGGCTCTCTGAACCTGAAGATTTTTCACCTGAGCTATCTACATAACTGCGAAACACGTAAAGGACAG CTGCTGTTGTGGTCAGCTAACAAGGTGTTTGAAGAGCTCACAGATATTGAGCGTCAGTTTCACAAAGCTTTATACACCGTGCGAGCCTACCTCAACTGTGACAGATACTCTGTAGGCCTGCTGGACATGACCAAAGAAAAG GAGTTTTTTGATGTTTGGCCTGTGTTGATGGGAGAGCAGCCACCATATTCTGGCCCTGTAACTCCGGAtggaagg GAAATCAATTTCTACAAAGTTATTGACTATATTTTGCATGGAAAAGAGGACATAAAGGTCATACC AAATCCACCTGCAGACCATTGGGCACTGGTTAGTGGATTACCCACATATGTAGCAGAGAGTGGATTT ATTTGCAACATCATGAACGCAGCCGCCGAAGAAATGTTCAAATTTCAG ACGGAAGCGTTGGATGAAAGTGGATGGACTATCAAGAATGTGCTTTCCCTGCCTATTGTCAACAAAAAAGAAGAGATTGTTGGCGTTGCAACTTTTTACAACAGGAAAGATGGCAAACCGTTTGATGACCATGATGAACAACTCATGGAG GCCTTGACACAGTTTCTGGGTTGGTCGGCACTCAACACAGACACCTATGACAAAATGAATAAACTGGAGAACAGGAAGGACATCGCCCAGGATATGGTGCTGTACCACGTCAAATGTCGAGATGATGAGATTCAAGATATCCTT AAAACAAGAGAGTATTTTGACCGAGAGCCCAAGGACTGCGAGGAAGATGAGCTTTTGGAGATTTTG AAGAAAGAGCTGCCTAGTCCAAAAAAATATGAGATCTACGCCTTCCATTTCTCAGATTTTGACTGCACTGAACTGGAGCTTGTAATGTGTGGCATCAAAATGTACTATGAAGTTGGAGTAGTCAAAAAGTTTCAGATCCCTCAGGAG gttTTGGTGAGATTCATGTACTCGGTGAGCAAAGGCTACAGGAAAATCACATATCACAACTGGCGACATGGCTTTAACGTTGGACAAACCATGTTTACATTACTCACG ACAGGCCAGCTGAAGCGCTATTACACAGATTTGGAGGTGATGGCAATGATAACGGCTGGATTTCTGCATGATATTGACCACAGAGGCACGAATAATCTCTACCAAGTGAA GTCCCAGAATCCTCTTGCCAAACTGCATGGATCCTCTATTCTGGAGAGGCATCACTTGGAATTTGGCAAATTCTTGTTAGGAGAAGAG TCTTTAAACATCTTCCAAAACCTCAACAGAAGACAAACAGAACATGTCTTCCATCTCATTGATATTGCCATTATTGCAACTGACCTTGCCTTGTACTTCAA AAAGAGGACGATGTTTCAGAAAATTGTGGATCTCTCAGAGACGTACGAGGATGAGAAGAAATGGGTTGACTTCATGTCTCTTGAAACAACAAGAAAAGAAATAGTAAT GGCTATGATGATGACAGCATGTGACCTCTCAGCTATCGCAAAGCCTTGGGAGATTCAAAGCAAG GTTGCCCTTTCTGTAGCAGCTGAATTCTGGGAGCAGGGTGATCTTGAGAGGACTGTCCTTGAACAACAGCCTATT CCTATGATGGACAGGAACAAAGCCGCAGAACTGCCAAAACTTCAGTGTGGTTTCATCGACTTTGTCTGTACTTTTGTCTACAAG GAGTTCTCTCGCTTTCACAGCGCTGTCCAGCCAATGTACGATGGGATTCTTAATAACCGGAAGCACTGGAAAGAGAGACAGGAGGAATATGAGGCCAAACTGAAGGAATTAGAGGAG ACCAGTGGGTCCAAGACGTGTTCAGTCTGCTAA